From the genome of Phaenicophaeus curvirostris isolate KB17595 chromosome 31, BPBGC_Pcur_1.0, whole genome shotgun sequence, one region includes:
- the LOC138732429 gene encoding AT-rich interactive domain-containing protein 1A-like, translated as MAPPQVRTEALARRQGWGPQQTSRTQPRCRLSRRSTRPVSTSSPLTPFSRAFPFPPASLPDDVKPPASLTDDVNPPASLTDDASRGAPRPQRAPPGGRQAATQQRVQHHVTPERLQRRGPRKQRRRRWGVTSSLPPSAPPHRAVDEGDPPTVPGQAADGAVAAVAKAPSVPEPHQPVVPPAQHQLPPRVRQRHRVHVRLVHLHLTPPERCLIRRLLKKKTATSVWRWAAGTPGSLLGSGRARFLLSLAGVRRRDLSGSIADLPVGTEGALSPGVSTSGISSSQGEQSNPAQSPFSPHTSPHLPGIRGPSPSPFGSPASAAQSRSGPLSPAAVPGNQMPPQPPSGQSDSIMHPSVNQSSTAQDRGYMQRNPQMPQYSSPQPGSALSPRQSSGGQMHAGMGPYQQNSMGSYGAQGGQYGPQGGSPRQPNYNAMSNANYPSPGMGGSMNPMGAGSQMHGQTGVPPYSGLPPGRMSHAAMGNRPYGPNMANIPLQVGTGMCPPPAGLNRKAQEAAATAMHAAANSIQTRPPGYPNMNQGGMMGTGPPYGQGINSMAGMMNPQGPPYPMGGNMANNSAGMAASPEMIGLGDVKLTPATKLNNKADGTPKAESKSKVKCFRFSNDFHPCQHPGR; from the exons atggCGCCCCCCCAGGTGCGCACCGAGGCGCTGGCGAGGCgccagggctggggtccccagcaGACGTCGCGCACGCAGCCGCGGTGCCGGCTGAGCCGCCGCAGCACCCGCCCCGTCAGCACGTC atcccccctcacccccttttcCCGGGCTTTCCCCTTCCCGCCCGCGTCGCTCCCCGATGACGTCAAACCCCCCGCGTCGCTCACCGATGACGTCAACCCCCCCGCGTCGCTCACCGATGACGCCTCCCGAGGCGCACCCCGCCCCCAGCGCGCGCCCCCCGGCGGGCGCCAGGCGGCAACGCAGCAGCGTGTGCAGCACCACGTGACCCCGGAACGTCTGCAGCGACGGGGCCCCCGGaagcagcgccgccgccgctgggGGGTGACGTCATCAC tccctcccagtgccccccctcaCCGGGCTGTGGATGAAGGTGACCCCCCCACGGTGCCCGGCCAGGCGGCAGACGGGGCGGTGGCCGCGGTGGCCAAGGCTCCGTCGGTCCCAGAGCCGCACCAGCCCGTCGTCCcccctgctcagcaccagctgccccCCCGCGTCCGCCAGCGCCACCGCGTTCACGTCCGCCTCGTGCACCTCCACCTGACCCCCCCA GAGCGATGTCTGATACGGAgactactgaaaaagaagacgGCGACCTCCGTGTggaggtgggcagcagggacgCCTGGCAGCTTGCTCGGGAGCGGACGGGCTCGTTTTCTTTTGAGCCTGGCCGGCGTGAGAAGGCGG GACCTGTCTGGCTCAATAGCTGATCTCCCCGTGGGTACAGAAGGAGCCCTGAGTCCTGGAGTAAGCACATCAGGGATTTCCAGCAGTCAAGGAGAGCAGAGTAACCCAGCTCAGTCTCCTTTCTCTCCGCATACCTCTCCTCACCTGCCAGGCATCAGAGGACCCTCCCCATCCCCGTTCGGGTCTCCAGCCAGCGCTGCTCAGTCCCGCTCCGGTCCGCTTTCACCTGCTGCAGTACCAG GCAATCAGATGCCACCCCAACCGCCCAGCGGCCAGTCGGACAGTATCATGCATCCTTCCGTGAACCAGTCAAGCACAGCGCAAGATCGAG GTTACATGCAGAGGAACCCTCAGATGCCCCAGTACAGCTCACCCCAGCCTGGCTCAGCCTTATCTCCCCGTCAGTCTTCGGGAGGCCAGATGCACGCTGGAATGGGGCCGTACCAGCAGAACTCCATGGGAAGCTACGGAGCCCAGGGTGGGCAGTACGGACCTCAAG GAGGTTCTCCCAGGCAGCCAAACTACAACGCGATGTCCAATGCCAATTATCCCAGTCCGGGAATGGGAGGAAGCATGAACCCGATGGGAGCAGGGAGCCAGATGCACGGGCAGACGGGTGTGCCGCCGTACAGCGGGCTTCCTCCCGGGAGGATGAGCCACGCGGCCATGGGGAACAGGCCCTACGGACCCAACATGGCAAATATCCCGCTGcaggtggggacagggatgtgtCCCCCGCCCGCTGGCCTGAATCGCAAAGCACAAGAAGCGGCCGCCACTGCCATGCACGCAGCTGCCAACTCCATCCAGACCAG GCCTCCTGGTTATCCCAACATGAACCAAGGTGGGATGATGGGCACTGGACCTCCTTACGGACAGGGAATTAACAGTATGGCTGGCATGATGAACCCCCAGGGCCCGCCCTATCCGATGGGTGGGAACATGGCTAATAACTCTGCAG GGATGGCAGCAAGCCCTGAAATGATAGGCCTTGGGGATGTCAAATTAACACCCGCAACTAAATTGAACAATAAGGCAGATGGGACACCCAAAGCAGAATCCAAGTCAAAGGTAAAATGTTTTCGTTTTTCTAATGACTTCCATCCTTGTCAGCATCCAGGGAGATAA